The window GTTTTGCCAAACCCTCAAAAGCATCACTACCGGAGTAGTCACCGGTCAATACCAGAACATTTTTCACCCCTTCAGCGGCCAGCCCACAGAGCAGACTTTCGATTTCACTTCGGTTTTTATCCCTGCAAGCCAAATGGGCCAAGGGTTCCATCCCAGCGTTCTTAATCTGCACACACAACATCTCGGTTGACAATGCCGGATTCCCGCCGGGATTGTCAGTAACACTGATGGCATCAATCTTACCGCCAGCTGCGGCCTTGGCAACATTATCGATAACTTCTTCATGCTGTATTTCAAAAGCACCACGACCGGGGATCTGCTCCCAGGTAACACAGAAAGCATTGGGATCAAGCAGTTTTTCCTTGAGAACGCTTTCCCTTTCGCTCATTCTGACGGTAATCTTTTCAGCTAAGCCGATAGATTCCCGCAAGCGGGCAATAGAAGTCGAATCATCGGGGGAAATGGTAATATAGTCATCCGCATCCATCTCCAGAGCTTCCTGCCTGGTCCATCCCTTCTGGGAGAGTTCCGCGCTGCCAATTTCAACAATCAGCAAAGGAGTATGCTTGGTTAACCAACCACTACGTAATTTTTTATGCAGCTGAAAAGAAGTACCTCGAGGTTCCAGATAACCCAGCACAATAGCATCCGGACGCTCATTCCTGGCCAGGGATAATCCCTCGTCTTCACTTGAAGCAGTGAGAACTTCAAACTGATCTTCAAGGCTCTTGCCAATCATCTCATGGAAAGCCGATTCGCTGCCAACCACCAGGACTCTGATTTTCTTGTTTGTTTTTTCCATCTTGGATCTCCTGTAAAAACAACCTTACATCATCAAAAGGTTCATCCTCACCCGGATCTACCGGGACCACATAATTAAGCGCACCGTTCTTGTCGCTGAAATGGCTTCATAACATCTCTTCAATACTGATGCCGACGGCCTTTTCTCTCCTGACAAAGCGCAACTGACCGATTCTTGAAAAACCCTGAAACACACAATATAGTACATACATTTCAACATAATTGTCCATTCCCGTTACGATTTTATCAACTGTCTGATATAAATAGTGGAGGTTGAAATAGATAAACAGGAAAGGGAAACAACAAGAATGTTGTTAGATTTTTCACAGGCAGGCAGGAATTTTTTTCTTTGGGGAAATAACCCGTCAACTGCTCACTTGAGTATTGGCAACTTAAGGGATATAAATTTACCTTAAAATCGCTCTGGGAACCGCTTTTACGGTTGTGGCCGTTGATCATCACCTCTACTGCTGCGAATCATAGCATAAATAATTAAAGCCCTAATGCGGGAAAGATCCCGCAACCCAAACGGGCTTTATCGGCCCGCAAATAAGTGCTCTTATCAGAGCCTTGCATAAGTTTCTTCATCGGAACCTTTGCCTGACGGCAAAGAACCCGTGAAGCACTTAACGTTTTCTTGTTAAAAAACAAGAAAACAACCTGCAAGGCACTAAAACTTCCCGGTTTCGTAAAAGATACGAAACCGGGAGGTTTTAGTACAATACCATATTGAGGCTGCAACCCATCGTACAATCAGGACAATAAAAGACATGCCCACAAGTTTTCTATTATTCAACAAGGCCTTTGACGCTTTTAAGAATCTGTGCCGCTGATGCTGGTTTGGGAAGATAGTCATCAGCTTCCATACTCATTCCCCCACTGTGTGAGTAGCGGGTTGACCCCACATGGGAAGCCACGGCAGTTAACATAACAATGGGAATATCTGCATATTTAGGATCAGCCTTAAGCTCGGCGCAGACCTTGTATCCATCCTTTTCCGGCATCATAACATCCAAAACAATGGCATCCGGGGGATTAGCCTTGACTTTTTCCAGTCCTTCAACACCATCATAAGCCTGCTCAACCTCAAAACCATCAGCTTCAAGATTGGCTTTCACCAGGGAAGAAAAATCAGGCTCATCATCCACCACCAGAATTCTTTTTTTGTCACTCATCTATGCCTCCTTACTTAAGCCGTAATGAAAACTAGCAACCTCATCGGAAGACCAATAATCATGGAATTCCACTATTATTTACCGTTTCTTATAACAAAACTTCCGGAAGTTTATGTTCCCAGCCAACAGTGGAAATCATGACACCACCAAAACCGGCATCTTCCAGTACCGCAATCACTTCCCTGGCAATACGGACACACTCACTTGCCTTATCGGCAGATTTTCGAATGCGGTCAATGATACTGTCAGGAATAGAAATATTTTCCTGAGTTTGACTGATATAGCGAGCCATTCCAACTGATTTAAGCAACAATACAGTGGGAATGACTTTCGTTTTCTGGCAATTAATTGCATTAGCCAGGGCTTCAGCAGATTCCAAATCAAAAATCGGAGAGGTAACAATATATTGGGCACCAGCGGCTATTTTTTTATTAACTTCTTCTATTTCCCGGTCCAAAGCCTCTCCTTTACACCCTGCATTTGCCGTTGCGCCAAGCAAAAAAGCAGGAGAGCCGGAGAGAGGATTACCGGCCATATCCCTGCCATTATTCAGTTCCCGGGCTGCCTGCAACAATTCAGGAAGCCCAAGATCATAAACCGCTTTTGCCTGAGGATGATCCCCAACGCTGGGGTCTTCACCGGGGACCGCAATAATATTGGATATCCCACAGGCACCAGCAGCCAGGAGGTCCGCCTGGAGGGCGAGCTGGTTACGATCCCGGCAGTTAACTTGCATCACCGTTTCCATACCTTCATTCTGCAGAATCATTGCCCCTCCAAGAGCACTCATGCGCATTACCGCATTACTCATTTCGGGGACCACGAAAGCCGTCACCTTGTCTTTTACCTGCCGGGCATTGGCAATCATAGACACAACATCAACCCCTTTAGAGGGTTCTATTTCTGCCAGAAGGGAAAATTCTCCCGCTTCTAATTTGTTCTTTAAGCTCATCTGCTTACCTCCAGTAGATAGGCCTGATTAGTCGGAATTACTCTAGAGAAATTCCATATTTTCCGAATTTTCCTTTTTATGACTGATATTTTCCGCTTAGTCAAGAAAAAAGGCCTGGATCTAACCCTGACAGCTTGTTAGTGTTCATCCGGAAACATTCATTTCCTGATGAACGCTTTCAGCGATCAGCCGTCAGCTGTCAGTAAAACAATGGAAAAACAGATGATTAAGCTGACCGCGGAAAGCTGAAAGCTGATTGCCCATCCGGAAACACTGGTTTCCGGATGGAAACTTGTTAGCCCGGAAATTGCTCAATTTACAAGCACGTAGCATCCGGTTTATCCTGGCTCACTATCCCGATATAAGGCAATTCCCGATATCTTTCAGCATCATCCAATCCGTAGCCGACGACAAAAACATCAGGAATAGTGGTCCCAAGGTAATCGACCGCACTTGCATCATGCCCTTCCTTGCCAAGCAAGACACAGGTTCTGACCCTGCCAACCCCCCGTTCACGAAAAAAACGGGTGACTTCCAGCAGAGTCAATCCGGTATCCAGAATATCATCAACCAGCAGAATTTCTCTGCCCACCAGATCCAGTTCCGGCAGTTCTAAAATCTGCACAGTGCCACTGGAACGTCTGCCGAGATAACTTTTAACCCGGAGATATTCCATCTCAAGACGAACACCAAACCCCGACAGAGATCGACAGAGATCAGCCATGAACGGCAGACAGCCTTTCAGCAGACCAACAACCATAAGTGGCTGACCGTCAGCCTGATCGGCGGCAATTTGGCAGGCCAGATGTTCAATAATCTGCTCAATCTGATGCTCATCTAGGAATTTATCCATCGTAATCAGTTCTCCAAAAGATTTGGAACCAAAAAAAAACCGGTTAAACCGCCTTATTGCTAGGGATTTAACCGGTTTTAAAAATATAGGCTACAGAAAAACCCGTATTTACTTTTTTTGAGGCGGGGGCTGTATACCAATCTTTTTAGCCGAATGATCACGTCCCATAAAGTAATTTACCCAGGACGACCGATGAAAAAGATCCCAGTCAGACGGCGGAACAACATTACTTTCAATCGTATCCTGCTCACCATTTCTTTTCAAACGATCATAGGCTTGCACCCAGACGCACTGTTTTTCACCGGGATAAACCTCACACCAACCCTCAAAACTGCCCCCACAGGGACCGTTGCGCTGATTTTTCGGACACTGGGACATGGGACAAAGATATGCGACATCGTTCAAGGCACAATCACCGCAATCCATACATTCAAAAAGAGCTGTTTTCAACAGACGTTCAGTAAAACGGGAAAAAAGTCCAAACGCACCGCCATTATCAGCCTTCTCGCATATTTTTCTCATCAGGCCAAACATCATGCCATCAGGTTCAAACATAAAATTATGCATCATGCGGGAAAACTTGTAACTGAAGGGAGCCTCGGGAGGTGCCAGACAGGGAGCCTCTTCTTCAGTATTCAGGCCGGTTTTCTCATCTTTCATGAAGTAGTAAAAACCACCTTTTTGCGGAAGGTCAAATTCAGCCACCACATCCTGCCAGTTGGGTGCCAGCTCCTCGCCCTTTTCAATTACATAGTTAACATCCTCAAACTTCACCCCAAGGCCGCTGATATGAACGCCATCATAACCCATACCTTTTAAAAAGGCATACATTTTTGCTCCACGCAATAAGCGGTCGCCTTTCCCTTTATCATTAGCCTTACGTTCTTGATCCAGGGAATCGACAAGTTTCTGAGTCACCACACACCCGGGAACCATATTCTGACTCATTACCCGACCGGCGCCAAACGGCAAAATATAAATGTTGCCGATGAACGGCACCTCAAAACCATATCTCTTTTTGATCTGAATCAATTCCTGAAATTTACGCGCATCATACCCAGTCTGGGTGATAACAAATTGCGCCCCGGCATCCACTTTTTTCTTCAATTTATAATACTGGAGCAACTGTTCCGATTCCAGTTTCTTAAAAGGAGACGCCACCACCCCCGGGAAAAAACCCGTTGGCTTTATCTTGATCGGGCCTTTCATCCCGGGATACTCCATGCCCTCATTCATTTCACCGATCAATTGCAGGACATGAACCGGATCCAGATCATACACCGGACGCGAACGTCCTTGAAAACCGGCAGCCGGATAGTCGCCACTCATAACCAGCAGGTTGGCAACCTTGATCCGT of the Pseudomonadota bacterium genome contains:
- a CDS encoding response regulator; protein product: MSDKKRILVVDDEPDFSSLVKANLEADGFEVEQAYDGVEGLEKVKANPPDAIVLDVMMPEKDGYKVCAELKADPKYADIPIVMLTAVASHVGSTRYSHSGGMSMEADDYLPKPASAAQILKSVKGLVE
- a CDS encoding methylenetetrahydrofolate reductase, with the translated sequence MSLKNKLEAGEFSLLAEIEPSKGVDVVSMIANARQVKDKVTAFVVPEMSNAVMRMSALGGAMILQNEGMETVMQVNCRDRNQLALQADLLAAGACGISNIIAVPGEDPSVGDHPQAKAVYDLGLPELLQAARELNNGRDMAGNPLSGSPAFLLGATANAGCKGEALDREIEEVNKKIAAGAQYIVTSPIFDLESAEALANAINCQKTKVIPTVLLLKSVGMARYISQTQENISIPDSIIDRIRKSADKASECVRIAREVIAVLEDAGFGGVMISTVGWEHKLPEVLL
- a CDS encoding methylenetetrahydrofolate reductase C-terminal domain-containing protein, producing MENSYKQSLCNKDQFSVDWEVVPGRGAFEKAQEDFVVKAEQAAKSGKIQALTITDNPGGNPSVSAEIMSIEVSKLGLQPMVYFTCKDKSRNELENLLYGLERIKVANLLVMSGDYPAAGFQGRSRPVYDLDPVHVLQLIGEMNEGMEYPGMKGPIKIKPTGFFPGVVASPFKKLESEQLLQYYKLKKKVDAGAQFVITQTGYDARKFQELIQIKKRYGFEVPFIGNIYILPFGAGRVMSQNMVPGCVVTQKLVDSLDQERKANDKGKGDRLLRGAKMYAFLKGMGYDGVHISGLGVKFEDVNYVIEKGEELAPNWQDVVAEFDLPQKGGFYYFMKDEKTGLNTEEEAPCLAPPEAPFSYKFSRMMHNFMFEPDGMMFGLMRKICEKADNGGAFGLFSRFTERLLKTALFECMDCGDCALNDVAYLCPMSQCPKNQRNGPCGGSFEGWCEVYPGEKQCVWVQAYDRLKRNGEQDTIESNVVPPSDWDLFHRSSWVNYFMGRDHSAKKIGIQPPPQKK
- the hpt gene encoding hypoxanthine phosphoribosyltransferase, with amino-acid sequence MDKFLDEHQIEQIIEHLACQIAADQADGQPLMVVGLLKGCLPFMADLCRSLSGFGVRLEMEYLRVKSYLGRRSSGTVQILELPELDLVGREILLVDDILDTGLTLLEVTRFFRERGVGRVRTCVLLGKEGHDASAVDYLGTTIPDVFVVGYGLDDAERYRELPYIGIVSQDKPDATCL